The sequence CGCCGCCGAGGGCGCGCTCGCCGGCGTGCTCAACTACTCGGAGGAGCCGCTCGTCTCCATCGACTACAACCACTCGCCCTGGTCCTCGACCGTCGACGGCCTCTCCACCATGGTCATCGACGACATGGTCAAGGTCCTCGCCTGGTACGACAACGAGTGGGGCTTCTCGAGCCGCATGGTCGACATGGCGAAGATGATCGCAGCCCGGGGCTGATCGATCCCTCCGCCATGTACGGGCCTCTCGTCCCCCGGTCGGACGGGGGGCCCGTTTCGTTTGCAGGCTTCGACCGGGCACGCGTCCGCGCTCCTCTGCGCGGCGGGAGGGATCCGATGGCGATTCGTACGCTCGACCAGCTCCAGCTCCAGGGAAAGCGGGTCTTCATCCGCGTCGACTTCAACGTGCCGCTCGACGGCAACAAGGTCGCGGACGACACCCGCATCCGGGCAGCGCTTCCCACCATCCAGCACGCCCTCGAGCAGGGCGCGAAGGTGATCCTCGCCTCGCACCTGGGGCGGCCGAAGGGAAAGCCGGACCCGAAATATTCGATGCTCCCGGTGGGCGAGAAGCTCCGCGAGCACCTGAGGAACGTCGACATCGTCGTCGCCGACGATTGCGTGGGTGAGGGCGTCGCCAAGGTGGTGAAGGAGCTGCAGGACGGCCAGATCCTCCTGCTCGAGAACCTCCGCTACCACGCAGAGGAGGAGGGCAACGACGAGGAGTTCGCGCGGCAGCTCGCCTCCATCGCCGACGTCTGGGTGAACGACGCCTTCGGTGCGGCGCACCGTGCGCATGCCTCCACCGCGGGCATGGCGAAGTTCGTGAAGGAGAAGGCAGCGGGCTTTCTGATGAAGAAGGAGCTCGAGTACCTGGGCCAGGTCCTCGGCAAGCCGCAGCGCCCCTTCATCGCCATCCTCGGCGGCGCCAAGGTCTCGGACAAGATCAAGGTGATCGACAGCCTGATGAGCCGCTGCGACGCGATCCTGATCGGCGGCGCGATGGCCTATACCTTCCTCAAGGCCCAGGAGATCCCCACGGGCAAGAGCCTCGTCGAGGAGGAGAAGCTCGACCTGGCGGCGAAGCTCCTCGAGACCGCCGAGCGGAAGGGCGTGAAGTTCCTCCTGCCCATCGACCACATCTGCGGCCGCGAGGTGAAGGCGGGCACGGAGCGGATCGAGGTGAAGGAGCGCACCATCCCCGACGACCTCATCGCCCTCGACATCGGGCCGAAGACCCAGTCGCTCTACAAGGAGCAGATCCGCTTCGCCAAGACCGTGTTCTGGAACGGGCCGATGGGGCTCTTCGAGATCCCTGAGTTCTCGGACGGCACCTTCGCCATCGCAAAGGCGCTGGCCCAGAACGAGGTGATCTCGATCGTGGGCGGCGGCGACTCCGCAGCCGCGGTGGAGAAGGCCAACCTGGCCGAGAAGATGAGCCACGTGTCGACCGGCGGCGGCGCCTCCCTCGAGTTCATCGAGGGCAAGGAGCTTCCCGGCGTCAAGGCGCTGGAGGGTTGATCGATGGCCACTACGCGCAAGCCGTTCGTCGCCGGCAACTGGAAGATGCACAAGACCGTCGCCGAGGGCGTGGCCCTGGCGAAGGAGCTCCGTGAGCTCATCGGCGGCATGGATGGGGTGCGGGTCGCCCTGGCGCCGCCCTTCACCGCGATCCATGCGGTGGCGCAGCTGCTCACCGGCAGCAGGATCGAGGTCGCCGGCCAGAACGTGCACTGGGAAGCGCAGGGCGCCTTCACCGGTGAGGTCTCCTGCGGGATGCTCCGCGAGGCGGGCGCCACCTGCGTGATCGTGGGCCACTCGGAGCGCCGGCAGTTCTTCGGCGAGACCGACGAGACGGTGAACCAGCGCACGAAGGCCGCGCTCGCAGCGGGGCTCACCCCGATCGTCTGCGTGGGCGAGACCCTCGAGGAGCGCGAGGGGAACCGCACCCTCGACGTGGTGGGGACGCAGGTCCGCGGCGGCCTCGCGGGCCTCTCTCCGGATCAGCTCGCCGAGGTGGTGGTCGCCTACGAGCCGGTGTGGGCCATCGGCACCGGCAAGACCGCCACCTCCGCCCAGGCGCAGGAGGTCCACGCGGCGATCCGCGGGATGCTCCGCGCCCTCGGCGGGGACGTGGCCGACCGCATGCCGATCCAGTACGGCGGCTCGGTGAAGCCCGAGAACGCGGCGGAGCTGCTCGGTCAGCCGGACGTGGACGGCGCCCTCGTCGGCGGCGCCTCGCTGCAGGCGGAGTCCTTCGCCGCCATCGTCGAGGCGGCGGCGCGCTGACGGACCGGTCGAAGCGGAAGGAAGGGCGGCGTTCCTCGCGGGGCGCCGCCCTTTTGCGTGCATTTCGACCCGTTAGGAAAGTCTTAGGGCCCGCGTAGCGAACATGTAGCAACGAACATTCTGCCGCCCACGCATTCTCCACTCGTGCCGCCGACGAGGCGCACGGGGGATGGAACGTGACGCTGAACGCAGGATGGGGACGCTGGGTTCTCGCCGTGCTGGTGCTCGCCACCTGGGCAGGCGCCCTGGCGAGCACGCCGCAGGGACCGGGTGGGGCGGTGGCGCCGCTGCCGCAGCGGCTGACGGAGACCGGCCTCTACGCAGCGGAGGGGGAGGGCGCCATCCACCCCGACGCGCTCGCCTACGCGCCGCAATACCCGTTGTGGACCGACGGCGCCGAGAAGCGCCGTTGGTTGCGGCTGCCGCCGGGCACTGCCGTCGACGCATCCGATCCCGAGGCGTGGCGCTTCCCGACCGGCGCCCGGTTCTGGAAGGAATTCGCCTGGGCCGGCAGGCCGCTCGAGACACGGTACATGGAGCTGCTGGCCGACGGGAGCTGGCGCTACGCAACCTACGTCTGGCGCGCCGACGGCAGCGACGCGGATCTGGCGCCCGACTCCGGGCTCCGGCCGCCGCATCCCGCTGCAGCCGGCAAGGCCTGGGAGGTCCCCGGCGTCGCCGACTGCCGCGCCTGCCACCAGGGCACCCCCGGCGAAATCCTGGGCTTCGATCTCCTGCAGCTCTCGCCCGACCGCGATCCGCTGGCTCCGCATGCCGACGAGACCTCGCCTGCGGATCTGCGCACCCTGGCAGCAGCTGGGCTGCTCCGCGGGCTGCCGCAGTCCCTTCTCGATCGGCCGCCGCGGATCGAGGCGCCCAGCCCCGAGGCCCGTGCGGCCCTGGGCTACCTGCAGGGCAATTGCGCCTCCTGCCACAACCAGGCGGGGCCATTGGCTTCGCTTGGACTCGATCTCGCCGTCCGCGGCGGAATCTCCGGCGCGGGCGCGAGCGCCGCCGGTGTGCCCAGCCGCTTCGTCCTTCCAGGGCTCTCGCCAGCGGAGAGCTTCCGGATCGATCCCGGCGATCCGGCGCGCAGCGCCGTCGCCGTCCGCATCGCCTCGCGAGACCCGACGACACAGATGCCGCCCCTCGGTACCGCGCTGGCGGACGAGGAGGCCGCGCAGCTGATCCGGCGCTGGATCGAATCCGGCGCCCGCTCCCACGCAAACGAAAGGAAGAAGAGATGAAGACGATCGCTACGACGCTCCTCGCCACCTGCCTGGTGGTCACCGCCCTCTACGCCTCCGCGGCGAAGACCACCCCGCAGCCTGCAGCGACGAAGAAGGACGCGGAGGCCCTGGTGGAGCGCGGGGCCTACCTGGTCAATGCGATGGCCTGCGACGATTGCCACACGCCGCTGAAGATGGGGGAAGACGGCAGCATCGCGCCGGACATGAGCCGCCGGCTCTCCGGCCACCCGGAGGGCATGCAGCTGCCGCCGCCGCCGAAGCCGGTGGGGCCGTGGCTGACCTCGGTCGCCGCCACCAACACCGCGTGGGCGGGCCCCTGGGGGATCAGCTACACGGCCAACCTCACCTCCGACCCGGAGACGGGGCTCGGCAGCTGGACGAAGGAGAATTTCGTGCGGACGGTGCGGACCGGCAGGCACCTCGGCCAGGGCCGGCCCATCCTCCCGCCGATGCCCATCTTCGCTTTCCGCGACCTCACCGATCGGGACGTCGAGGCGATCTTCGCCTTCCTGCAGACCGTTCCCGCCATCAAGAACCGCGTTCCCACGCCGACGCCTCCCGCGGCGAAGTGAGCGCCCCCAGGATCCGGGCGCCCGGAATGGCGCCCGGATTCCGATCCGCGCCGGCACCGGCGCATGCGAGTGAAATATGCGTTTCGATCCCTACAGCCGGGTGCACAAGGGCCTGCGCACCCTGCTCTTCGACACCGCCGCGCTGGTGGCGCGGACCGATTTCTCCGGTGGAGAGACCCACTTCGGCGCCAGCGATCCCGTCGGCTGCACGCTGGATGCGGTGCGGGTGCTGCTCGGCTTCCTCCGCGAGCACGGCGAGCACGAGGACCGGGTGGTGATGCCGGAGCTGCGGCGACTGGGCCCCGAGGTGTGCAGCAGGCTGGCGGAGGAGCATGCCGCGCTCGAGGAGCTGCACCACCTCATCGAGGTGCTCGTCGCGCGCATCGACGCCGGCGGCGCCGAGCGCGCGGCGCTGGGCCGGGAGCTCGACGCCGCGCTCACCCGCCTGGTCGTACGCCACCTCGAGCACATGGAGCGCGAGGAGGCCGAGGGCAACTCGGTGCTCTGGGCCGCCCTGGACGACGGCGAGCTGGAGGTTCTGCTCGGGCGGATCCTCGCCACCATCGGACCGGAGCGGATGCAGCAATGGCGCACGCTGATCGCGCCCACCCTCGCTGCCCGGGAGCGGCAAGCCCTCGCCCGCTGATGGACGGGCCCTCCGCCGCAGCGGATGGAATGTGCGGGCGCGCCGGTTCTCCGAGTGGTCTCGCGGGGGCGGGATCGCTTTGCAGGATCAGGGAGCGCTGGACGTCGCGAAGGCGGCGGCCGTAGTATCCGCGCATCTCCGACCGGGGGACGGGCGGTGATCTCTTCCGAGCTGGTTCCATTCTTCGAAAGCGGCGTTTCCATCGGCGTAGCCACCCGAGACGCGGACGGCATGCCCGACGTGGTCCGCGGGCTGGGCGCCTACGTACACGCCGATCGCCTGCACCTGACGCTCTTCGTCCCAGCGGCGGTCGCCGAGACGACGCTGTCGAATCTTCTGCGCAACGACCGGGTGGCCGCCACCTTCTCGCGGCCGACGGACCACCGCACGCTGCAGATCAAAGGACGACGGGTGGCGCTGCGGCAGGTGGAGGGCGCGGAGCAGGAGCGGATCGAGGCCTATCTGCCCAGGCTGGCGGAAGCGCTCTGCCTGCTGGGCATGCCGCCGCGGATCACGCGGCGCCTGGCCCACGGGCCCGCCTGGGCGATCGACGTCCTGGTCGAGTCCCTCTTCGATGCCACGCCCGGTCCCGGGGCCGGCACGGCGCTGGTGCGGCGATGAACGTGCGGCTCGAGAGCCTGGCTCGCTGCTTCCGCGGCGTGCTCCCCAGCAAGCTGGCGACCTGCTCCGCGGACGGCGAGCCCAACGTGGCCTTCGTGAGCCAGATCGACTACGTCGACAGCGGCCACGTGGCGGTCTCCTGCCAGTTCTTCAACAAGACCCGGCGCAATCTGGGCGAGTCGCCGCTCGCCACCGCGCAGGTCTACGACCCGCTGACCTTCGAAGCCTACAAGCTGCGCCTGCGCTACCTCCGCTCCGAGACGGAGGGGCCGCTCTTCGACACGATGTCGCTGCGCATCGACGCCATCGCCTCGCAGACCGGGATGGCCGGCGTCTTCCGGCTCCTCTCCGCCGATGTCTTCGAGGTGCTCTCGATCGAGCGGGTGGAGGGATTCCTCGACGAGGCGCCGCAGCAGGAGCGCCTCGATCCCTCCTTCGAGCGGGCGGGACCCCTCACCGAGCTCCGGGGCCTGCAGGCGATCTCGGCGCGGATCAACCAGGCCGTGCATCTCGAGGAGCTTCTCACCGGCGTGCTCCGCGCCTTCGACGAGATCTTCCGCTTCCCGCACGGCATGGTGCTCCTGCCCGACGAGACGGGCGAGCGCCTGGTGGCGCTGGCGAGCCACGGCTACGGCGGATCGGGCATCGGCGCCGAGGTGCGGGTGGGGGAGGGGCTGATCGGCACGGTCGCGCAGCAGCGCCGTCTCCTGCGGGTCTCGAGCGTCGACGGCGAGCTTCGTTACGGCAGGGCCATCCGCGGCAGGGTCGAGGAGGCGGGCGGCAAGGCGCTCGCCCCGGAGATCCCGCTTCCCGGCCTGCCCGACGCCCAGAGCCACATGGCGATCCCGCTGCTGCTCCAGGACCGGCTGGTCGGCGTGCTCGCGGTGGAGAGCCGGGATCCGCTCTGCTTCGCCGAGTGGCACGAGGCCTTCCTCGAGATCATCGCCAACCAGATCGCGATGGGCATCGACGCCATGCTCGACGACGGGGAGGCCGAAGCGCCGGCAGCCGGGCGCGCGCCAGGGGCGATGGTGGCGCAGGATGCGCCCCAGCGGCGGCAATTCTGCTTCTACAAGAACGACGACTGCGTCTTCGCCGACGGCGAGTACTTGATCCGCAACGTTCCCGGGAAGATCCTCTGGAAGCTGCTCAACGCCTTCCAGCAGGAGGGGCGCAACGACTTCTCCAACCGGGAGCTGCGGCTCGACCCGTCGCTGGGGCTGCCGCCGATCAAGGACAACCTGGAGAGCCGCCTGATCCTGCTGCGCAAGCGGCTGGAACAGAAATGCCCGGACGTGCGGCTGGTGCCGACGGGCCGGGGCAGGTTCCGCCTGGAGCTCGACTGCAACGTCGAGCTCCAGGAGCGCGAATCCGCGTAGGCCGCGGTCGCTCCGAAGGAGGCGTGGGGGTGGGTTCACACCCACGTTGACCTTTTGCCGGCGGCCGTGGCACCTCTTTGCCGTGTTCGCCTTCCCGCAGCTGCGCGACCGTCTGGGCGCCCGCATTCCCGAGCTCCGCGCGCTGCTGCGCTGGCCGATCTTCGTCCTCTACGTGCAGCGGGTGCGGGCGTCGGTCATCGCCATGTGCGCCCACCTGGCGTTCATGACGCTGCTCCTCGAGCCGCTGCTCGCGTGGCTCATTCCGCCGCCCGCGCAGCCGAGCGGCCTGCTCGCCATCTTCAGCGGGCCGAAGAAGCCGGCCCCGCACGAAGAGGTCCTGGTCTGGCTCGATCCGCTCCTCTGGGTCTTGAGCTGGGCGGCGTTCTGCATCTTCCTCGAGCGCTCGATCAAGCCGGCGCTGGCGCGGGCCCGGGAGCGGAGCCGCGAGCTGCAGGCGCAGGCCGAGAAGAAGATCGAGCGGGGGGAGCTGGTGGCCGGCGTGACCATGCTTGCGGAGGCAGCAGCGGTCATGCCCGAGAAGCGGGAGCAGGAGCGGATCGAGGCCACGCTCGCGCAGGTGCGCTCGACGTGGATGGCGGCGAAGGCCACCGGGCTCGCGACCGCTGTCGGTCCCGGCACCGTGGGTGAACCGACGACGTCGGCGGCCACCGCCGTGCAGGTCGGGGCCACCGCGGTGCAGCCCGCTGCCGCAGCCGCTCCTGCGGAGAAGCAGCGCCCTTCGATGGCAGGCGGGCGCCTCACCGTCGATCGGCAGCTGGGCGCAGGCGCCATGGGGCGTGTCTTCGCCGCAACCGACCAGCTCCTCGGCCGCCGCCTCGCGGTGAAGGAGCTCGCCGACGGCGTCGCCACCGATCCCACCTACCGCGAGCGCTTCCTGCGCGAGGCGCGGGTGCTGGCGCGCCTCTCCCACGCCAACATCGTGCAGGTCTTCGATCTCCTCGACGAGGGGAGCCGCTTCTACCTCTGCATGGAGTTGGTGGAGGGCGACTCCCTCGAGACGCTGCTCCTCGAGCGCGGCAGGCTGGCGGTCGCCGAGGCCGCCGCGATCGGCCAGCAGATCGCCGCTGCCCTCGCCTACGCCCACGGGAAGGGCGTGATCCACCGGGACTTGAAACCCGCCAACGTGCTGGTCGCTGCCGGTGGGTTGGTCAAGGTGGTGGACTTCGGTGTGGCACGCCTCGTCGATTCGCGGATGACCCGGACCGGCATGGTGATCGGCACGCCGGTCTACATGGCCCCCGAGCAGATCCAGGGCGGCGTCGCCGACGAGCGGGCCGACCTCTACGCCCTGGGCGTCCTGCTCTACGAGCTCGCCTCGGGGCAGCCGCCCTTCGACGGCAACTTCGCCGCGCTCCTCACCAGGCACCTCACCGAGGTGCCGAAGCGGCTCGTCCTCGAACCCGCCGACGCTGCTGGCGAGGCCTATGCGGATCTCGTCGCCGCGCTGCTGGCGAAGGATCCTGCCGAGCGCCCCGCCTCCGCACAGGAGGTGGTCGGGAAGCTCGCCCCCCTCGCCGCTGCGGCGGCCGCTTAGATCGGGTGGCCCCCGGTCGGCTCCTCCTCCCAGCCGGCGAGGGAATCGCGCTGCGCCGGGGGCTCCGCCTCCACCGCGCCGACCTGGCGCAGGAAGTGGATCGTGTCCCAGCTCTGCCACTGCTCGATCACCCGGCCGTCGCGGAAGCGGAAGATGACGATGCCGTGGATGGTGCCCTCCCTGCCGGTGGGCTGGATGCCGAGGAGCGGGCCCCGCATCCGCGCCCGCATCGAGTAGCGGACCACTACGTCCTCGCCCCCGTCGATGAACCTGTCGGGACGCAGGTCGAGGATTTCGATCGAGCGCAGGAAGCGTCGCCGCCGTCGATCGTACTCGGTCTTGTCGAGCGCGCCTTCGATCGGATCGTGGATGACGGCGTCGTCGGCGTAGTCCTGCTCGTACGCGCGCCGCGACTGGTGCACCCAGGCCTCGTCGAAGATCTGCCGGGCCAGCTCCACGTTGTCGGCCATGGCTCCCCCCGCTGCGCGGCGAATGGCGCCGCATCGTTTCAGCAGAGGTAGCGACGCCGCCGCCCGCCGCCCGGCGCTGTCACGCCACCCCGGGGGCCCCCGGATCGCCGCGGGCCCCCATCCGCGCACCGGGCCTACCGGCCGATGGGCGCGAGGTCGAGGTACCGGCGCTCGAAGGCGCTCGCCCAGGAGGCGAGGGGGGGCTCCTCCTTCGCGAGGCGCACCAGCGCCTCGAGGGTGGCGGCGCGCAGCAGCTCGTCCGGGCGCTCGTGCCACTGGCGCAGGCCCGCAACCGCCGTTGCGGCGCCGGTATCGTCGGCGGTGCCGAGCACGGCCACGTGGCCGAGATCGAAGCGCTCGTCGGCGCGGACCGCCACGGCGAGGAGGGCATTGCGCCAGAGCTGGTTGGTGGCACGCCGGACGAGGTGCGCCGCGGCGCCGGGCCGGAAGCCCGAGACCGGCGTCGCCGTCCAGCTCTCGTAGGCATCGCTCTCGTACTCGGTCTGGCTGAAGGGCTCGGTGTATTTGGTCTCGACGCCGACGAAGCCGCGCCTGCCGTCTTCGGTGCGGTAGGCCACGAAGGCGTCGAAGGCGGTGCGATCGAGGAGCGGGTGCTCCGCCGGCGCCCACTCGACCTCGATGGCCTCGATGGTGTGGATGGGGAGATCGAAGAGCGTGGCGAGGACCCGGGCCGCCGTCTCCGGCTCCGCCCGCAGCAGGCCGAAGACGTTGAAGCAGAGGGGCATGCTCGAGAGCAGGTTCCGCTCGAGACGGTTCGGGTCGAGGGTGCCGCCGCCGCCGAGGACTTCCTGCGCCCGGGAGGCGGCGTAGGCAGCGATCCGTGGGTCGAGGAAGTTCAGCGCGCGATTGCCCTCGGGAAGAAGGTTCGCCCGGGGGATCTCCCCGTCGAGACCGGGCTCGAGCCCGAGCACCGTCTCGCGCCACCAGGACTGGAGCGCGCGGTATCTCGCGCGCCGTGCGTCGTCGCTAGCCACCAGGAGTCGCGGATCGTTCCAGCGCAGCTGCATCGTTCGTCCCCTCGTTACTCGGAGTGTCGCGGCAGCGTACCGCGACTGGATGTGCCCCCGGGGGCGAATCGTCAGGGGGCGCGGAGCTGCTTCTTCAGCACCTTGCCCATGGCGTTGCGGGGGAGCTCGGCGACGAGGTGCACGGCGCGCGGTCGCTTGTGGGGGGCGAGGAGCCGGGCGACGTGCTCGATCAGCGCGTTCTCGTCGGCGCAGGCACCGTCGCTGGGTACGACGAAGGCGACGATCCGCTCCCCGAGATCCTCGTCGGGGGCGCCGACCACCGCGGCCTCGCGCACGGCGGGGTGCTCGAGGAGCGCCGCCTCGATCTCGCCGGCGCCGACCTTGTAGCCGCCCGTCTTGATCAAATCGGTGGCGCGCCGGCCCACGATCCGCAGGTAGCCGTCCGCGGATCGGGTGGCGAGATCGCCGGTGTAGAACCAGCCGTCGCCGTCGATCACCTCGGCGGTTGCCTCCGGACGGTTGAGGTAGCCGGCGAAGACGTTGGGCCCCCGCACCGCGATCTCGCCGATCGCGCCCTCGTCGCCAGCGGCGATCGGCCGCCGGTGATCGTCGACGAGGCGGATCTCGACGCCCTCCACCGGCGGACCGACCGTGCCGGCGCGGCGCTCGCCGTCGTGGCGGATCGCGCAGTCGATCAAGGTCTCGGTGAGGCCGTAGCGCTCCACCACCCGCTGGCCGAGGAGCGCGGCGAGGCGCTCGTGCTCGCGGACGGGGAGCGCGGCGGAGCCGGAGACCAGGAGGCGGGCGCCGGCGATCCCCGCGCGGTCGTCGGGATGGGCCTCGAGGTGCTCGGCGATGCGGTGGTACATGGTCGGCACCGCGAAGAGCATGCTGGCGTCGCCTTCGAAGGCGGCGCAGATCGCCTCCGGCGAGAACTTCGGCAGGAGTACCAGCGTGGAGCCGGCCCGCAGCGATCCGAAGAGGCCGAGCACCAGACCGTGGACGTGGAAGAGGGGCAGGGCATGGACGAGCACGTCCGCATCGGTCCAGCCCCAGGCCGTGGCCAGCCCGTCGAGATTCGCCGCGGCGTTGCGGTGGGTGAGGATCGCGCCCTTGGGCGCCCCGGTGGTGCCGGAGGTGTAGAGCACGAGGAGGGGCGCGTCGGAAGCCACCTCCGGCAGCGCGCGGTAGCCCGCGCCGTCGAGCTCGATCGCGTCGACGAAGGGCGTGCGCGCTTCGAAGGCGCCCGGGCTCGCGGCGAAGATCCGCTGCGGCGCCGCGTCGCGCAGCACGTGCTCGAGCTCCCGCTCGCCCAGGGCCGGGTTGAGGGGCACGGTGACGAGTCCCGCCCGGGCGTTGCCGACCAGCGCCACCACCGTGGCCAGGTGCGGCACTGCCCAGACGGCGACGCGGTCGCCGGGCCGCAGGCCCGAGGCGAGAAGCCTGGCGGCATGGGAATCGGCACCGTGGGCGAGGGCTGCAAAGGAGAGCGAGTCGTCGCCGATTCGGACGGCGATCTTCTCGCCCCGAGACGCGAGGCCGGGAAGGAGGGGGTGGCTCATGGCGCGGCAGCGTAGCCGCTGGGCGCGCGGCGTGCAGCAACCGCCTCGTGTGTCGGCCGCCGCTCCGGGAGCGGACGGCATGACCCAGCGAAAGAAGAGGCCCACCGCGGCGAGCGCGGTGGGCCGGAGCCCCTGCCCACCGGCAGGAGCCGGCGGGCAGAGCGTGGACCGACGTCAGCCGGCTGCGGGCTCGAGCGGCCGGAAGAGCGGAACCGGCTCCGCCTCGGTGGCGCCCTGGCGCTTTCCGGCGCCGAGCGGCACGTAGGCGCCCACGGCGTCGTCCCACTCCCGGAGCTCCGCGTGGCCCACGTCGTAGAACCAGGCGTGGAGCCGGACCTCGCCTGCCTCGACCTTGCGCCGCAGCACCGCGTAGGCAGCGGCGTTCTCGAGCTGGAGCCGCGCGTTCAGCTGGGCCGCCTCCTCGGCGGTGGCGTCGGGCGGCAGCCTGGCGAGGAGCCCGTGTGCCTGCTCGAGCCAGCGCTCGACCGAGGGCATCGCGCCCTTCTCCGGCGGCCGGAGCACGGCGTTCATCGCGCCGCAGGCCGAGTGGCCGCAGACCACCACGTCGGTGACGCCGAGCACGGCGATGGCGTACTCGATCGCGCTGCCGACGGTGCCGGACGCATCGGAGTCGGGGTGCGGCACCAGGTTGCCCACGTTGCGGACGATGAAGAGCTCGCCCGGATCGCTGGAGGTGATCAGGTTCGGATCGATGCGGCTGTCGGCGCAGGTGATGAGCAGCGTGTGCGGGCTCTGGCCGCTTGCCAGCTGGTCGAAGAGCGGTCCGTAGCGGACGCGCTCGTCGCGCTTGAAGCGCTCCACGCCGTGGAGCAGGCGGTCCCGGGGGCCGACGCCGGTCTTGGCGAGGAGCCTGGCCACGTCCCCTTCGCTGGCGGAGAAGAGCTTCGCGACCTTCTCGCCGTGCTCCTGCTTGCGGAGTACCAGCTGCAGCGCCGGATGGAGGCCGTGCAGGGCGATCCGATCCTTGCGCCCGAGGACGTCCTCGACGATGCCGATCAGGATCTCGCCGGCGGTGCTGTCGATGGCGGTGACCTTCGCCATGTCGAGGACCACGCCCTGGCCAGGCTCCGCCTGGCCGATCTCGTTGCGGAGCTTCTCGAGGCGCGCCGCCGCGAGGAAGGTGAGCGGACCGGAGACGAGGAAGCGGTGCGGCCCCGTCGACTCGATGGCGAGGCGGTCGTGGTGCGCGCGGCCGAGCCGGATCGCGGCGATGGCGAGGGCGGCGAGCACGCCGGCCTGGACGCCGACGATGAGGTCGGTGGCCACGATCACCACGAAGGTGACGGCGTAGACCACCGCCTCCGAGCGGGAGCTCTTCCACAGGGCGATGAGCTCGCGGGGGTGGAGCATGCGCATCGCGGTGGCGAGGAGCACGCCGGCGAGGGCGGCGATGGGGATCCGGGCCATCACCGGCGCGAAGAGGTAGACGGCGCCGATGAGGACGAAGGCGTGGATGATCGCCGAGCGCCTGGTGCGGGCGCCCGACTGGACGTTCAGGGCCGAGCGGGCGATCACGCCGGTGACCGGGATGCCGCCGAAGAGCGCCACCGCCGCGTTGCCGATGCCCTGGCCCACCAGCTCCTGGTCGGGGTCGTGGCGCTCGCCGTTGCGGGCGAGCTTGTCCACGGCGCCGCTGGAGAGGAGCGTCTCGAGGGAGGCGAGGAGGTAGACCACCAGCGCCGTGCCGAGCAGGGGCAGGAGGTTGCCCTCCGGCAGCGCCGGCAGGGAGGGCATCGGCAGCGAGGCGGGCAGGGCGCCGATCAGCTCGACGTCGAGGCCGAGCGCCACCGCTGCCACCGAGGGAACCACCACCGCGACCAGCGGGGCGGGGAGCTTCGGGGCGATCTTCGGCAGGCCGAGGGCGATCGCCACCGTGGCCACGGTGAGGACCAGGGCGCCGGGGTGCGCCTGGCCGATCATCGCGCCGAGGTGGGTGAAGACGTCGATGACGTGGCTCTGCGCCGG is a genomic window of Vulgatibacter sp. containing:
- a CDS encoding PGN_0703 family putative restriction endonuclease, whose translation is MQLRWNDPRLLVASDDARRARYRALQSWWRETVLGLEPGLDGEIPRANLLPEGNRALNFLDPRIAAYAASRAQEVLGGGGTLDPNRLERNLLSSMPLCFNVFGLLRAEPETAARVLATLFDLPIHTIEAIEVEWAPAEHPLLDRTAFDAFVAYRTEDGRRGFVGVETKYTEPFSQTEYESDAYESWTATPVSGFRPGAAAHLVRRATNQLWRNALLAVAVRADERFDLGHVAVLGTADDTGAATAVAGLRQWHERPDELLRAATLEALVRLAKEEPPLASWASAFERRYLDLAPIGR
- a CDS encoding AMP-binding protein; its protein translation is MSHPLLPGLASRGEKIAVRIGDDSLSFAALAHGADSHAARLLASGLRPGDRVAVWAVPHLATVVALVGNARAGLVTVPLNPALGERELEHVLRDAAPQRIFAASPGAFEARTPFVDAIELDGAGYRALPEVASDAPLLVLYTSGTTGAPKGAILTHRNAAANLDGLATAWGWTDADVLVHALPLFHVHGLVLGLFGSLRAGSTLVLLPKFSPEAICAAFEGDASMLFAVPTMYHRIAEHLEAHPDDRAGIAGARLLVSGSAALPVREHERLAALLGQRVVERYGLTETLIDCAIRHDGERRAGTVGPPVEGVEIRLVDDHRRPIAAGDEGAIGEIAVRGPNVFAGYLNRPEATAEVIDGDGWFYTGDLATRSADGYLRIVGRRATDLIKTGGYKVGAGEIEAALLEHPAVREAAVVGAPDEDLGERIVAFVVPSDGACADENALIEHVARLLAPHKRPRAVHLVAELPRNAMGKVLKKQLRAP
- a CDS encoding SulP family inorganic anion transporter, with product MNQISATTRQKPRTAGLRLDLGFSQLLPQWKAMLSPRYLREDVVSGLTVACVAIPLSLAIALASGVAPEVGLVTAIVAGIACALFNGTPLAVSGPAAAMAVLIASAVENHGLGGLLVIGLVTGALQLLTGVLGLGKLIRFVPVPVIAGFTAGIGAIILVGQLPRAFGLPPPAQSHVIDVFTHLGAMIGQAHPGALVLTVATVAIALGLPKIAPKLPAPLVAVVVPSVAAVALGLDVELIGALPASLPMPSLPALPEGNLLPLLGTALVVYLLASLETLLSSGAVDKLARNGERHDPDQELVGQGIGNAAVALFGGIPVTGVIARSALNVQSGARTRRSAIIHAFVLIGAVYLFAPVMARIPIAALAGVLLATAMRMLHPRELIALWKSSRSEAVVYAVTFVVIVATDLIVGVQAGVLAALAIAAIRLGRAHHDRLAIESTGPHRFLVSGPLTFLAAARLEKLRNEIGQAEPGQGVVLDMAKVTAIDSTAGEILIGIVEDVLGRKDRIALHGLHPALQLVLRKQEHGEKVAKLFSASEGDVARLLAKTGVGPRDRLLHGVERFKRDERVRYGPLFDQLASGQSPHTLLITCADSRIDPNLITSSDPGELFIVRNVGNLVPHPDSDASGTVGSAIEYAIAVLGVTDVVVCGHSACGAMNAVLRPPEKGAMPSVERWLEQAHGLLARLPPDATAEEAAQLNARLQLENAAAYAVLRRKVEAGEVRLHAWFYDVGHAELREWDDAVGAYVPLGAGKRQGATEAEPVPLFRPLEPAAG